Proteins encoded by one window of Cyclobacteriaceae bacterium:
- a CDS encoding helix-turn-helix domain-containing protein: MNWCYPLILAFGLSFPAFSQHHTNGNISQADSLLELAKNFQWIDSYQSLKYAEQALALSRNIQYEQGIAIANNLKGFCFWSFGDNDLAIEVALEALEIIKAIGHTRAEAESYYILARAYMDLNEQKKSNEYIAKAEHTALNGSDWEQLCSIYNLRGVIKFVQGQKDSALYYYTKAYEVGKTHGVAPINFPRIISNIGECYEDNPGLAFKHFHEALRLAKETNNRIAEASITDIIGHASLRANDLKNAELNLQSALGLARSLGLRRVIRHAYAGLVDIKLKQNRGDEAIVYLQQYYAVRDSLLSSSKIRQIVELESRHALQLKEQQLQLLKAENRIQTIWKNLMIGMVVLLAFLLIALYFLQRYRYRKNRDMLNLEIDYLTRQQQETLTKFKDQLVNDSAEALESHDQKLLKKAIAVVEHHISDSQFGVEGLANELNMSRTNLHRKIKSITGFPPSELIRSIRLRKAAKLIARKVDSAAQVALMVGFDDYSHFSKAFKKHFGVSPSGYLHYTEASEQLHA; this comes from the coding sequence ATGAATTGGTGCTATCCGCTGATATTGGCTTTTGGGCTTAGTTTTCCGGCTTTTTCTCAACATCACACAAATGGCAATATTTCGCAAGCTGATTCTTTATTGGAGCTGGCCAAAAATTTTCAATGGATCGACTCCTATCAATCTTTGAAGTATGCTGAGCAGGCCCTGGCACTTTCCCGAAATATTCAATATGAGCAAGGTATTGCCATAGCTAATAATCTTAAAGGATTTTGCTTTTGGTCGTTTGGTGATAACGACCTGGCTATTGAAGTTGCGTTGGAAGCCCTGGAAATCATCAAAGCCATTGGTCACACACGTGCCGAAGCAGAAAGCTATTACATTCTCGCCCGCGCGTACATGGATTTGAACGAACAGAAGAAATCAAACGAGTACATTGCAAAGGCAGAACACACAGCGTTGAATGGTAGCGACTGGGAACAACTCTGCAGCATTTATAACCTGCGCGGGGTAATCAAGTTTGTGCAAGGCCAGAAGGACAGCGCACTCTATTATTATACCAAAGCCTATGAAGTAGGAAAAACTCACGGAGTAGCACCAATTAATTTTCCCCGAATTATTTCAAACATCGGTGAGTGCTATGAAGATAACCCCGGGTTGGCTTTCAAACACTTTCATGAAGCACTACGACTGGCAAAGGAAACCAATAACCGGATTGCAGAAGCCTCTATCACAGATATCATCGGGCATGCTTCTTTAAGGGCGAATGATTTAAAAAATGCTGAACTAAACTTACAAAGCGCGCTTGGATTGGCTCGGTCATTGGGGCTACGCAGGGTCATTCGCCATGCATATGCAGGTCTGGTGGATATAAAATTAAAACAGAATAGGGGAGATGAAGCGATAGTTTACCTGCAACAATACTATGCGGTTCGCGATAGTTTATTAAGCTCATCCAAAATCCGACAGATTGTTGAACTGGAGTCGCGGCATGCCCTGCAACTCAAAGAGCAACAACTTCAATTGCTTAAAGCAGAAAATCGCATTCAAACGATCTGGAAAAACCTGATGATTGGAATGGTTGTGCTCCTGGCGTTCCTCTTAATTGCGCTGTATTTTCTTCAACGTTATCGCTATCGAAAAAATCGCGATATGCTTAACCTGGAAATCGACTACCTCACCCGCCAACAGCAGGAAACGCTGACAAAGTTCAAAGATCAGTTGGTAAACGATTCAGCTGAAGCCCTGGAATCGCACGATCAAAAATTATTAAAAAAGGCAATTGCCGTTGTTGAACACCACATCAGCGACTCTCAGTTTGGTGTGGAAGGCCTCGCAAATGAGCTGAACATGAGCCGAACTAACTTGCATCGAAAGATTAAATCGATAACGGGATTTCCTCCAAGTGAACTCATCCGAAGCATACGCCTGCGAAAAGCCGCCAAATTGATTGCCCGTAAGGTGGATAGTGCCGCACAGGTTGCCCTGATGGTTGGCTTTGATGATTACTCTCATTTTTCAAAAGCCTTTAAAAAACATTTTGGGGTTTCACCTTCCGGTTATTTGCATTACACCGAGGCATCCGAGCAGTTGCACGCTTAA
- a CDS encoding class I SAM-dependent methyltransferase yields MTTTTAINPNQALWEKGDFTRIAETMRTSGEALVKQLGILRDHFVLDIGCGDGTTAIPTARLGARVLGVDIARNLVEAGAMRARQERLQNISFQHGDACSLDLPDKSFDMVMSIFGAMFAPKPTEVAKELVRVTKPGGRIIMGNWIPGDPTLVAQILKISSVYTPPPPEGFISPMLWGVESHVVERFGAAGIDPKQISFHRDTYTFHFTGTPQKLVENFQTYYGPTMNAFEAAEKNGKALELQRELEDLFKSQNTSKVENQTIIPATFLRVTVHVPEKSRSVLM; encoded by the coding sequence ATGACAACGACAACAGCAATCAACCCCAATCAGGCATTGTGGGAAAAAGGTGATTTTACACGCATTGCAGAAACCATGCGCACAAGTGGTGAAGCATTGGTTAAGCAGTTAGGTATCTTGAGGGATCATTTTGTTTTGGATATTGGCTGCGGAGATGGAACTACCGCAATACCAACTGCGCGACTTGGTGCACGAGTACTTGGCGTTGATATTGCCCGGAACCTTGTAGAAGCCGGAGCCATGCGCGCCAGGCAGGAGCGGTTACAGAACATCTCCTTCCAGCATGGTGATGCCTGCAGCCTGGACCTTCCTGATAAATCCTTTGACATGGTGATGAGTATTTTCGGAGCCATGTTTGCCCCCAAGCCAACCGAAGTGGCTAAAGAACTTGTTCGGGTTACTAAACCCGGTGGAAGAATTATTATGGGCAACTGGATTCCGGGCGACCCGACCTTGGTGGCACAAATTCTCAAGATCAGCTCCGTGTATACACCTCCGCCCCCCGAAGGATTTATCAGTCCGATGTTATGGGGCGTTGAGAGCCACGTAGTGGAACGCTTCGGAGCAGCTGGCATTGATCCAAAACAAATTTCCTTTCATCGCGACACCTATACCTTTCACTTTACCGGCACGCCACAGAAGTTGGTTGAAAACTTTCAAACCTATTATGGCCCAACCATGAATGCCTTTGAGGCCGCTGAAAAAAATGGAAAAGCACTTGAGCTACAGCGGGAACTTGAAGATCTGTTCAAGAGCCAGAATACGAGTAAAGTTGAAAACCAAACCATTATTCCGGCTACGTTTTTACGGGTTACGGTTCATGTGCCTGAGAAATCACGCTCTGTTTTGATGTAG